The Impatiens glandulifera chromosome 8, dImpGla2.1, whole genome shotgun sequence genome includes a window with the following:
- the LOC124911106 gene encoding pentatricopeptide repeat-containing protein At2g35030, mitochondrial-like codes for MNQTLKSLCEIGGVQTSHIFQQNTKITHLGKLGKIEEAIKVFIQMPCRNIVTYNSMISAYAKNSRIGDARHLFDKMRHKNLISWNTMIAGYLHNNQVTNARELFDRMPQRDNYTWTLMITCYTRNMELNKAKDLFNLLPDKNNIACWNAMIAGYSKNKMYDDALRILYQMPNKDFMSWNSMLSGYTSNGEMNFAVNFFNEMQHKDVVSWNLMVDGFLDIGDLNSAWDFFQNIPNPNAVSYVTMMCGFAKNNQTTEARKLFDQMRSKNIVSWNAMLSAYVNNFQIDEAVRLFDEMPQRNVISWTTMINGYIRIGKICEAEKLSDMMPYKDIEAQTTLLSGYIQHGMLDQARKTFDNINTRDIVCWNTMIAGYVHYKRMDEAVFLFEKMYRKDIVTWNTIIAGYSQAGQMNKAIEIFEKMGRKNIVSWNSLISGFNHNGLCEDALRIFSLMARDDMKPDQSTFVSTLSSCSSLAFLQFGKQLHQISLKTGYTNDRFVSNSLISMYAKCGQAVSARNVFHDIGTTVTDVIAWNSLIFGYALNGCGENAIMLLEDMLIEGVKPDHVTFLGLLSACNHSGLIDSGLKLFNSMLNNYGLEPLEEHYACVIDLLGRAGRLEEAFEMVGRMKTEGSVGIWGSLLSGCRLHKNLELGKVAAKKLSEIEPCKGSDVVLLSSLQVEAGRWCEAERTRMLIEERKARKEKGCSWIEDKRQLWSFPCYDDYVLQNTEILGILKTLNEHISKFDYAADETAVCSFPKLRYMD; via the coding sequence ATGAATCAAACGCTTAAATCGTTGTGTGAAATCGGCGGCGTTCAAACAAGCCATATTTTTCAGCAGAACACGAAGATAACCCATCTGGGTAAACTGGGTAAAATTGAAGAAGCGATCAAGGTATTCATCCAAATGCCTTGTAGAAATATTGTAACTTACAATTCAATGATATCTGCATACGCAAAGAACAGCAGAATCGGAGATGCACGCCACCTGTTTGACAAAATGCGCCACAAGAATCTAATTTCATGGAACACCATGATTGCAGGATACTTACATAACAACCAAGTTACCAATGCCCGTGAACTGTTCGATAGAATGCCGCAGAGAGATAACTATACTTGGACTTTAATGATCACATGCTACACTCGTAATATGGAACTTAACAAAGCTAAAGATTTGTTCAATTTGCTTCCTGATAAGAACAATATTGCTTGTTGGAATGCGATGATTGCAGGGTATTCGAAGAACAAAATGTACGATGATGCATTACGAATTCTCTATCAAATGCCTAATAAAGACTTTATGTCATGGAATTCCATGCTTTCTGGATACACCTCTAATGGAGAAATGAACTTTGCTGTAAATTTTTTCAATGAAATGCAACACAAGGATGTTGTTTCGTGGAATTTAATGGTGGATGGATTTCTTGATATCGGGGACCTGAATTCAGCTTGGGATTTCTTTCAGAATATTCCAAATCCAAATGCGGTTTCTTACGTGACTATGATGTGTGGATTTGCGAAGAACAATCAAACAACAGAAGCTCGTAAGCTTTTCGATCAAATGAGAAGTAAAAACATAGTTTCCTGGAATGCAATGTTATCGGCCTATGTAAATAACTTCCAAATTGACGAAGCAGTTCGTCTGTTCGACGAAATGCCTCAAAGAAACGTCATTTCGTGGACAACTATGATTAACGGGTACATTCGCATAGGAAAGATTTGTGAAGCAGAGAAACTATCAGACATGATGCCATATAAAGATATTGAAGCTCAAACCACATTATTATCGGGATATATTCAACATGGAATGTTGGATCAGGCGCGAAAAACATTTGACAACATAAATACCCGAGATATCGTCTGTTGGAACACAATGATCGCCGGCTACGTTCATTACAAAAGAATGGATGAAGCTGTCTTCCTGTTCGAGAAAATGTATCGTAAAGATATAGTTACATGGAATACCATTATTGCAGGATATTCACAAGCCGGGCAAATGAATAAAGCAATAGAAATTTTCGAGAAAATGGGGCGAAAGAATATAGTTTCATGGAATTCCTTAATTTCTGGTTTTAACCACAACGGTTTGTGCGAAGACGCTCTTCGAATCTTTTCTTTGATGGCTCGTGATGACATGAAGCCTGATCAGTCCACGTTTGTTTCGACCTTGAGTTCTTGCTCGAGTCTTGCATTTTTACAATTTGGTAAACAGTTACATCAGATTTCTTTGAAGACTGGATATACGAACGATCGATTTGTTAGCAACTCGTTAATCTCCATGTACGCTAAATGTGGACAGGCTGTATCTGCTAGAAACGTGTTCCACGACATCGGAACAACCGTCACCGATGTAATAGCGTGGAATAGTTTGATTTTTGGGTATGCTTTAAACGGGTGTGGAGAGAACGCGATAATGTTATTAGAAGATATGTTGATTGAAGGAGTTAAACCGGATCATGTAACTTTTCTCGGGCTACTATCTGCATGTAATCATTCTGGATTAATCGATTCGGGTTTGAAATTATTcaattcaatgttgaataattACGGGCTGGAACCATTGGAAGAGCATTATGCATGCGTAATCGACTTGCTTGGAAGAGCAGGAAGATTGGAGGAGGCTTTTGAAATGGTGGGAAGAATGAAAACCGAGGGTAGTGTTGGAATATGGGGTTCTTTACTTAGTGGTTGTCGATTGCATAAGAATTTAGAATTGGGAAAAGTTGCTGCTAAAAAGTTGTCTGAAATTGAACCTTGTAAAGGTTCGGATGTTGTGCTTTTGTCGAGTTTGCAAGTCGAGGCTGGGAGATGGTGCGAAGCCGAGAGGACAAGGATGTTGATTGAAGAAAGGAAAGCGAGAAAAGAAAAAGGATGTAGTTGGATTGAGGATAAGAGACAGTTATGGTCTTTTCCTTGTTATGATGATTATGTCTTACAAAATACAGAGATTTTGGGTATTCTGAAAACTTTGAATGAACATATAAGCAAATTTGATTATGCAGCTGATGAGACTGCAGTTTGTTCATTTCCAAAGCTGAGATATATGGATTAA
- the LOC124913146 gene encoding uncharacterized protein LOC124913146: MDIPSDPFNLKEIKQQWELEESLLKREKELLEELQRRNNRSHEYLRRPNGEDLQRLLQVGQERDFPGMIGSLARTVINGHKGTSTIIFEAVASYDLWIWHAFFGMPGTLNDINVLDRSPIFDDIESSEALAVNFTVNGRQYNLAYYLANEIYPKWPIFVQSIQMPQGDKAQLFAKQQEACRKM; the protein is encoded by the exons ATGGATATTCCCTCAGACCCTTTCAATCTCAAAGAGATTAAACAACAATGGGAGTTGGAGGAATCTTTactcaaaagggaaaaagaactTCTCGAAGAGCTTCAAAGGCGAAACAATCGATCAC ATGAATACTTAAGACGACCAAATGGGGAAGACTTACAAAGGTTACTCCAAGTTGGACAAGAGCGCGATTTTCCTGGAATGATTGGAA GCTTGGCAAGGACAGTTATTAATGGACACAAGGGCACATCAACAATTATCTTCGAGGCAGTGGCATCTTATGATTTGTGGATATGGCATGCTTTTTTTGGCATGCCCGGAACATTGAACGATATTAATGTATTAGACAGGTCACCAATTTTTGACGACATTGAGTCTAGTGAAGCTCTTGCTGTGAACTTCACTGTGAATGGTCGACAATACAATCTTGCCTACTATCTTGCTAATGAAATCTATCCTAAATGGCCCATATTTGTCCAATCAATTCAAATGCCCCAAGGAGACAAAGCGCAGTTGTTTGCAAAACAACAAGAAGCATGTAGAAAGATGTAG
- the LOC124911107 gene encoding vanillin aminotransferase, whose amino-acid sequence MVTRHLLRSALRRYNQANSWNNVGSSRRDLFQIPLLTRCSTSQASSQRDVSTDKESKGHGMLAPFTAGGQSSTNPLIIERSEGSYVYDSNGKKYLDSLAGLWCTALGGNEPRLIAAALKQLNTLPFYHSFWNRTTKPSLDLAAELLEMFTANKMEKVFFTNSGSEANDTQVKLVWYYNNALGRPDKKKFIARSKSYHGSTLISASLSGLPPLHQKFDIPAPFVLHTDCPHYWRFHLPGESEEEFSTRLANNLETLILKEGPETIAAFIAEPVMGAGGVIPPPATYFDKIQAVVKKYDILFIADEVICAFGRLGTMFGCDKYNIKPDLVSLAKALSSAYMPIGAVLVSPEVADVINSQSKDLGSFSHGFTYSGHPVSCAVALEALKIYKDRNILKQVNSIAPRFQEGLKAFSNSPIIGEIRGTGLIIGTEFTDNKSPNDPFPPKWGIGAYFGAECQKRGMLVRVAGDNIMMSPPFIMSPDETEELISIYGKALKATEDYVQELKSQK is encoded by the exons ATGGTCACTCGTCATCTCCTTCGATCCGCTCTCCGTAGATATAACCAG GCTAATTCGTGGAATAATGTTGGGAGTTCAAGGAGAGATTTATTCCAGATTCCTTTACTAACCAGATGTAGTACTTCACAAGCATCTTCTCAAAGAGATGTCTCAACTGATAAAGa GTCAAAGGGGCATGGGATGTTGGCACCATTCACTGCTGGTGGGCAGTCATCGACGAATCCCTTAATAATAGAAAGATCTGAG GGGTCCTATGTCTACGACTCTAATGGAAAAAAGTACCTTGACTCCCTTGCTGGTCTGTGGTGTACAGCTTTAG GAGGAAATGAACCTCGTCTTATTGCTGCCGCACTGAAACAACTAAATACTTTGCCATTCTATCATTCTTTCTGGAATCGGACCACAAAACCATCTTTG GACCTTGCAGCTGAACTTCTAGAAATGTTTACAGCAAACAAGATGGAAAAAGTGTTCTTCACTAATAGTGGATCTGAAGCCAATGATACTCAG GTGAAGCTTGTTTGGTACTATAACAATGCGCTTGGAAGGCCAGACAAGAAGAAGTTTATTGCTAGATCAAAATC ATATCATGGTTCAACCCTTATATCAGCAAGTCTTTCTGG GCTTCCACCACTTCACCAAAAATTTGATATCCCAGCTCCTTTTGTGTTGCATACTGACTGCCCTCACTACTGGCGATTTCACCTTCCAG GTGAGTCAGAGGAGGAGTTCTCAACTAGACTAGCAAATAATTTGGAGACACTTATCTTGAAAGAGGGACCAGAGACG ATTGCTGCATTCATTGCGGAACCAGTAATGGGGGCAGGAGGTGTCATACCTCCACCTGCAACTTATTTTGATAAG ATTCAAGCTGTTGTAAAGAAATACGACATTTTGTTCATAGCTGATGAG GTGATTTGTGCCTTTGGAAGGCTCGGGACTATGTTTGGCTGCGATAAGTACAATATCAAACCAGATCTTGTTTCCTTGGCAAAG GCACTTTCTTCTGCATACATGCCTATTGGAGCAGTTCTTGTGAGCCCTGAAGTTGCAGATGTCATAAATTCTCAAAGCAAAGATCTTG GATCATTTTCTCATGGATTTACCTATTCGGGCCACCCAGTCTCTTGTGCAGTAGCACTAGAAGCTCTCAAGATCTACAA GGATAGAAATATTCTCAAGCAAGTAAACAGCATTGCTCCGAGATTTCAAGAAGGGTTAAAAGCCTTCTCAAACAGCCCAATCATAGGGGAG ATCCGTGGAACTGGCTTGATTATTGGAACAGAATTCACCGATAACAAGTCCCCTAACGATCCATTCCCACCTAAATGGG GAATTGGTGCATATTTTGGAGCGGAATGTCAGAAACGTGGGATGTTGGTGCGAGTAGCTGGCGATAACATTATGATGTCTCCTCCATTCATAATGTCTCCTGATGAAACTGAGGAG TTAATAAGTATTTATGGGAAGGCATTGAAGGCAACAGAAGATTATGTGCAAGAACTCAAATCTCAGAAGTGA